A window of Thalassophryne amazonica chromosome 21, fThaAma1.1, whole genome shotgun sequence contains these coding sequences:
- the rhov gene encoding rho-related GTP-binding protein RhoV, producing the protein MPPNMDYFYHESRVPSACILTREDELDPGVISCMLVGDGAVGKTSMIISYTSNGYPTEYQQTGFDVFSGQVQVEGSPVKVQLLDTAGQEEFDELRSLSYSHMDVFLLCFSMVNPTSFHNITKKWVPEIRAYNPSAPIVLVGTQSDLLLDVNILINLDRSNVKPVLSSRARSMADKIRATDYIECSSLTQKNLKEAFDAAIFAAIKNKARKTKKKRFSDRRTKAFSRCSWKKFFCFI; encoded by the exons ATGCCACCTAACATGGATTACTTTTACCACGAGTCGCGAGTCCCCTCCGCTTGTATTCTGACCCGGGAGGACGAGCTGGACCCCGGGGTCATCAGCTGCATGCTGGTCGGAGACGGAGCCGTCGGAAAAACCAGCATGATCATCAGTTACACTTCCAACGGTTACCCCACCGAGTACCAACAGACGGGTTTCGACGTCTTCTCCG GTCAGGTGCAAGTAGAAGGATCTCCAGTCAAAGTACAACTTCTGGACACTGCCGGACAG GAGGAATTTGATGAACTGCGATCGCTGTCCTACTCCCACATGGACGTCTTCCTTCTGTGCTTCAGCATGGTCAATCCCACCTCTTTTCACAACATCACCAAGAAATGGGTTCCAGAGATCCGGGCCTACAACCCGAGCGCACCCATCGTCCTCGTCGGGACTCAGTCGGACCTCTTACTGGACGTGAACATCCTCATCAACCTGGACCGCTCCAACGTCAAGCCGGTGCTGAGCTCTCGGGCCCGGAGCATGGCGGACAAAATCAGGGCGACAGACTACATAGAGTGCTCGTCACTTACCCAGAAGAACTTGAAGGAGGCGTTTGACGCCGCCATCTTCGCCGCCATCAAGAACAAAGCCCGCAAGACCAAGAAGAAGCGGTTCTCCGACAGGCGCACCAAAGCGTTCTCCAGGTGTAGCTGGAAGAAGTTCTTCTGCTTCATCTGA
- the vps18 gene encoding vacuolar protein sorting-associated protein 18 homolog isoform X2 has translation MASILDEYEDSQNTRPTSQQHNRLSSTNIGITHSGFVNVRLEEEKPIFNKQRIDFSPPEKINHLAVCNNQLCMSLGKDTLLRIDLAKPDQPNQVELGRKDDIKVCKLFLDPTGSHLLIILSTSECLYLNRNTQKVRSLSRWRGHLIESIGWNKQLGNETSTGPILVGTSQGIIFEAEISATEGSLFNTNPDQYFRQVHSLEEDGKPAPVCCIEVERGLENKYFIIATTSKRLFQFVGKVAEGSEQQGFSSIFSQNQDLLPSFQEFPFSMGYSEITFYTSKLRSRPMAFAWMMGNGVLYGQLDYIRPDSLLSDVQVWEYTSDIDLSLNKPISIVLTQFHFLLLLPDRVKAICTLNGEVIHEDVFPDKFGPLKKMIKDPVGGLVWIYTERAVFRYHIQREARDVWQMYMSMNKFDLAKEYCRDRPECMDMVLAKEAEHCFQNKRYLESAKCYALTQNYFEEIALKFIEVKQEDALKEFLRKKLNNLKPSERTQITLLVTWLTELYLNRLGQLESDSNSAIFQETRKEFQQFLSSPKHKDCLYINRSTIYDLLASHGNVDGMVYFSVIMEDYERVISHYCQHDDYAAALDVLSKHCEEKLFYKFSPVLMQHIPEKVVDAWIQMGKRLDPKKLIPALMNYSQMGSTQQINETIRYMEFCVYELNVTEEAIHNYLLSLYAKYKPDSLLWYLEHAGTHTYEIHYDLKYALRLCAEHGYLRACVLVYKIMELYEEAVDLALQVDVDLAKSCADLPDDDEELRKKLWLKIARHVVQEEKDVKKAMNCLSSCNLLKIEDILPFFPDFVTIDHFKEAICSSLEEYNQHIEELKQEMEEATESAKRIREDIQEMRNKYGVVDSQEKCAACDFPLLNRPFYLFLCGHMFHYDCLLQEVTPQLSTYKQSRLEELQKKLAAAAQSSKSRHRPAPKEDVDSASLGKGSASTSHEQIKCDIDDIIASECVYCGELMIKSIDKPFIDPQRFEEEKSSWL, from the exons ATGGCTTCAATTCTGGATGAATACGAAGACTCGCAAAACACCAGGCCGACTTCTCAACAGCACAACCGACTGTCGAGCACCAACATCGGCATCACACATTCAG GTTTTGTGAATGTGAGACTTGAGGAAGAGAAGCCGATATTCAATAAGCAAAGGATCGATTTTTCACCACCTGAAAAAATTAACCACCTTGCAGTCTGCAACAATCAGCTGTGCATGAGTTTGGGAAAGGACACCCTACTCAG GATCGACTTAGCCAAGCCTGATCAGCCTAACCAGGTTGAACTAGGAAGGAAAGACGACATTAAAGTTTGCAAATTGTTCCTCGACCCCACAG GTTCCCATCTGCTGATCATCTTGAGCACCAGTGAGTGTCTGTATCTCAACAGGAACACCCAGAAAGTTCGCAGTCTGTCTCGCTGGAGAGGACATCTCATTGAGAGTATTGGCTGGAACAAGCAGCTGGGCAACGAGACGAGCACTGGGCCCATCCTGGTCGGTACCAGCCAAGGCATCATCTTCGAAGCAGAGATCTCTGCAACGGAGGGCAGTCTCTTCAACACCAATCCAGACCAATACTTCAGACAG GTCCACTCCCTGGAAGAGGATGGAAAGCCAGCGCCAGTCTGCTGCATAGAGGTGGAACGGGGCTTGGAGAACAAGTACTTCATCATCGCTACCACCAGCAAACGCCTTTTCCAGTTTGTAGGTAAGGTGGCCGAGGGGTCAGAACAGCAAGGCTTCAGCTCCATCTTCAGCCAGAACCAGGACCTGCTGCCCAGTTTCCAGGAGTTCCCCTTCAGCATGGGTTATAGTGAGATCACCTTCTACACCTCCAAACTCCGCTCCCGCCCCATGGCGTTTGCATGGATGATGGGTAACGGCGTTCTTTACGGTCAGCTGGACTACATCAGGCCTGATTCCTTGCTGAGTGATGTGCAG GTCTGGGAGTACACGTCAGATATTGACCTGAGTTTAAACAAACCCATCTCCATCGTGCTGACGCAGTTCCACTTCTTGCTGTTGCTCCCTGACCGAGTCAAAGCCATCTGCACTCTGAACGGGGAGGTGATCCATGAGGATGTATTCCCAGATAAATTCGGCCCTCTGAAGAAGATGATCAAGGACCCGGTGGGTGGGTTGGTCTGGATTTACACAGAAAGGGCCGTCTTCCGATACCACATTCAGCGTGAGGCCAGGGACGTGTGGCAGATGTACATGAGCATGAACAAATTTGATCTGGCCAAGGAGTACTGCCGTGACCGGCCCGAGTGCATGGACATGGTGCTGGCCAAGGAGGCCGAGCACTGCTTCCAGAACAAACGATACTTGGAGAGCGCCAAGTGCTACGCCCTGACGCAGAATTACTTTGAAGAGATTGCGCTCAAGTTTATCGAAGTCAAACAAGAGGACGCCCTGAAGGAATTCTTGCGGAAGAAGCTAAATAATTTGAAACCGAGTGAGAGGACGCAGATCACCTTGTTGGTCACGTGGCTAACTGAGCTTTACCTGAACCGGCTTGGCCAGCTGGAGAGCGACAGTAACAGTGCCATCTTCCAGGAGACCCGCAAGGAGTTCCAACAATTCCTCAGTAGTCCCAAGCATAAGGATTGCTTGTACATTAACCGCAGCACCATTTACGACCTGCTCGCCAGTCACGGCAACGTGGATGGCATGGTGTACTTCTCGGTCATCATGGAGGACTACGAGAGGGTGATATCTCACTACTGCCAACATGATGATTACGCCGCCGCCCTGGACGTGCTGTCGAAGCACTGTGAAGAGAAGCTTTTCTACAAGTTTTCTCCCGTGCTCATGCAGCACATTCCAGAAAAAGTAGTGGATGCCTGGATCCAGATGGGCAAACGGTTAGACCCAAAGAAACTGATCCCAGCACTGATGAACTACAGTCAGATGGGCAGCACCCAGCAGATCAACGAAACCATCCGCTACATGGAGTTCTGTGTCTACGAGTTGAACGTGACAGAAGAGGCCATCCATAACTACCTGCTGTCTCTGTATGCCAAGTATAAACCAGACTCTTTGCTTTGGTACCTAGAGCACGCAGGAACACATACCTATGAGATCCACTATGATTTAAAGTATGCTCTCAGGTTGTGCGCAGAACATGGCTACCTCCGGGCGTGTGTCCTGGTTTATAAGATCATGGAACTCTACGAGGAGGCAGTGGATCTGGCTTTGCAA GTAGATGTGGACTTGGCCAAATCATGTGCTGACCTGCCTGATGATGATGAGGAACTCAGGAAAAAGCTTTGGCTGAAAATTGCCCGACATGTGGTGCAGGAAGAGAAGGATGTGAAGAAAGCTATGAACTGTCTGTCAAGCTGCAACCTGCTCAAAATTGAAGACATCCTGCCCTTCTTCCCAGATTTTGTCACCATTGACCACTTTAAG GAGGCCATTTGTAGCTCCCTGGAAGAATACAACCAACATATCGAGGAGCTTAAGCAAGAAATGGAGGAGGCTACAGAGAGCGCCAAGCGCATAAGAGAAGACATCCAAGAAATGAGGAACAAGTACGGTGTTGTTGATTCCCAGGAGAAATGCGCTGCTTGTGACTTCCCCTTACTCAACAGGCCATTCTACCTGTTCCTGTGTGGTCACATGTTCCACTATGACTGCCTCTTACAG